The Podospora pseudopauciseta strain CBS 411.78 chromosome 7 map unlocalized CBS411.78m_7.2, whole genome shotgun sequence genome contains a region encoding:
- a CDS encoding uncharacterized protein (EggNog:ENOG503PR31) — protein sequence MDYSLREGSLTGQNYPPPTTHHRSRPLDRRVPRPRTADESSMSATSWFQKARILPIPTVLPDDDRLNGSPRPSGGNSSQHSRSRDSASYHDISAGPTTHQSAWYRLKKKPKLGSPRVSNKSFDGGIVSVAGSRSSFSAADQPSKLGKRNPNGLVSLDSPPAVPPKLHVETVSTLEVVASRLSMSANPVIEQHNRKGSVPKCGTVAIATTLLQQVDSAIDTSTITSPQPVPSTSIASDFSWQQAKDRMNYLEQELRQAQHEIEHAHNEITQRDQEIVRLGEELNAARQVLPPEIAAYEEQFAAQNALIERLRTKAADSAGMAAETPLGQSRLQMTESRILEAWRELTFEVHNFVRCYLSIEDLGARKMEQWAKARGDKLKEICPGYDRMVLDKAASDWFVEAAIWKVLHGAVFVSSTTHGNACWAGRYQSRLEKLSVALASSIKPSEPDKTRHFHQWKAATASLIYTLGPKATDVQETILDVSDKLEELIDPFRSRLPMVAVRDMLHKIVTKAIAFDETLCGQQSWYYLCYPDFCDNFELDSKLANVAEKECVTGQQAKFVIRPGLSRTGGRRGEGNYAEGQVLDKWLACV from the exons ATGGACTATTCACTTCGAGAAGGAAGCTTGACCGGACAGAATTatccacctccaacaactcATCACAGATCCCGACCACTGGATCGTCGAGTTCCAAGGCCACGCACAGCAGACGAAAGTAGCATGAGCGCGACTTCGTGGTTTCAGAAGGCGAGGATACTTCCCATACCAACAGTCCTGCCTGACGATGACCGTCTCAACGGGTCGCCCAGGCCATCTGGTGGCAATTCCTCTCAACACTCTCGTTCAAGGGACTCGGCTTCGTATCACGACATTTCAGCAGGCCCAACAACCCATCAGTCCGCATGGTATCGATTAAAGAAGAAGCCGAAGCTTGGGTCACCAAGAGTGTCAAACAAAAGTTTTGACGGTGGTATCGTGAGCGTCGCTGGTTCACGAAGCAGCTTCTCAGCGGCGGACCAGCCCTCTAAGTTGGGCAAAAGGAACCCAAATGGACTTGTCTCTCTCGATAGCCCTCCAGCTGTTCCACCAAAGCTCCATGTCGAAACCGTGTCAACTCTCGAAGTCGTGGCATCTCGTTTGAGCATGAGCGCCAACCCAGTTATTGAGCAGCACAATCGAAAAGGGAGTGTGCCCAAATGCGGTACCGTGGCTATCGCAACCACTTTGCTCCAGCAAGTTGACAGCGCCATTGACACCAGTACCATAACGAGCCCACAGCCAGTGCCCAGCACCAGCATCGCATCCGATTTTTCCTGGCAGCAAGCAAAAGATCGGATGAACTACCTTGAACAGGAGCTCCGCCAGGCCCAGCACGAGATCGAGCATGCCCATAATGAGATCACGCAGCGAGACCAGGAGATCGTCAGGCTGGGGGAAGAGCTCAATGCGGCCAGACAGGTCCTCCCGCCAGAAATAGCCGCTTACGAGGAGCAGTTCGCTGCCCAAAACGCTCTCATCGAGCGCCTCCGCACCAAGGCAGCCGATTCTGCCGGCATGGCAGCTGAGACACCGCTCGGGCAGTCCCGACTGCAGATGACGGAGAGCAGAATTCTCGAGGCATGGCGAGAGCTTACGTTTGAGGTGCACAATTTTGTTCGCTGCTATCTGAGCATCGAAGACTTGGGTGCGCGCAAGATGGAACAGTGGGCCAAGGCCCGTGGGGACAAGCTGAAAGAAATATGTCCCGGCTATGATCGAATGGTGCTCGACAAGGCGGCATCAGATTGGTTTGTCGAGGCGGCCATCTGGAAAGTCCTACATGGTGCTGTCTTTGTTAGCTCGACGACTCATGGGAATGCCTGCTGGGCGGGGAGATACCAGAGCAGACTCGAAAAGCTGA GCGTGGCGCTGGCATCGTCCATCAAACCCTCTGAACCAGACAAAACGCGCCACTTCCACCAGTGGAAAGCAGCTACCGCTTCTCTGATCTATACCCTGGGCCCCAAAGCCACCGATGTCCAGGAGACCATCCTGGATGTATCTGACAAGCTCGAGGAGCTCATCGATCCGTTCAGATCCCGCCTGCCCATGGTTGCTGTGCGGGATATGCTTCACAAGATTGTCACAAAAGCCATCGCCTTTGACGAAACATTGTGTGGTCAGCAGAGCTGGTATTATCTTTGCTACCCGGACTTCTGTGACAACTTTGAACTAGACAGCAAGTTGGCCAATGTGGCCGAAAAAGAGTGCGTCACAGGCCAACAGGCCAAGTTCGTGATTCGGCCGGGCCTCAGTCGgacaggagggagaaggggagaaggCAATTATGCCGAAGGGCAGGTGCTGGACAAGTGGCTGGCGTGCGTTTAG
- a CDS encoding uncharacterized protein (COG:O; EggNog:ENOG503PAE1), translated as MSSLPYRLRSSLASPSPSTSGGVAGGKFVAVGIDFGTTYCGVSWAFSESPGDIHEITEWPSEFHLNAGEDQVPTQFDLASGKWGYEVTPQMKPIKWFKLLLLKDQDIIRDEIRNSRPLKDAQQQIRARGMTPTEVVGLYLKKLWAHTYKKLGEMLVIDNLPLRVAITVPAIWPPYAEQAMREAANIAGITVDRDIGTTTLDLIQEPEAAGLSIFLDRRDFPEIQPGESFVVCDAGGGTVDVISYTVKSLSPFRIGECVNGDGKLSGAFKVDEAFAAYLKWEIKLKLDSLDTAEHNLFVTKDWEMGAKRSFTGNPQPPRFFLTPPTKAFGKIDRLRGKGSFSISREAMAGFFDQSLVGIRSLLTEQIKGVEIQTGRKPRKILLVGGLGGSQYIYNQLDKEYDNSPTEPGMTKEKIILRPFDKAWSAVARGAVIRLLQDKMSMLSSLTPGQHRVISRIPEVVTRKARYSYGIQSEVAVAALRDFDPAHDRVKRNPEKTEVTRRMDWYLKKGDEVSKKEPVLFGYHQYATKQTAQSKCVFVIEYSQSDIPPKRKDETVTELCRIECEWDKPFEQWKPVGNLADGWRKFDEMSLAMRFGGQPKWTIQVGSKQAEHDVKVEYQS; from the exons ATGTCGTCACTACCCTACCGGCTTCGGTCTTCTCTTGCGAGTCCTAGCCCATCTACCAGTGGAGGCGTTGCTGGCGGCAAGTTTGTAGCCGTAGGTATCGACTTCGGGACCAC ATACTGCGGTGTGTCTTGGGCCTTCTCGGAAAGTCCGGGTGATATTCATGAAATCACAGAATGGCCTTCCGAGTTTCACTTGAATGCAGGCGAGGACCAAGTGCCTACTCAATTTGATCTCGCATCAGGGAAATGGGGGTATGAGGTCACACCGCAGATGAAGCCCATAAAGTGGTTTAAACTCCTTCTGCTCAAGGACCAGGATATCATCCGAGACGAGATCCGGAATTCGCGTCCTCTAAAAGACGCCCAGCAACAGATAAGAGCACGCGGGATGACTCCTACCGAGGTTGTGGGCTTATATCTCAAGAAGCTATGGGCACATACATATAAGAAGCTGGGCGAGATGTTAGTGATTGACAACCTGCCACTTCGGGTAGCCATCACTGTCCCCGCCATCTGGCCTCCC TATGCAGAGCAGGCTATGAGAGAGGCTGCCAACATTGCTGGCATCACCGTCGACAGGGACATTGGCACCACAACGCTCGATTTGATTCAAGAGCCAGAGGCTGCTGGCCTGTCCATATTTCTCGACCGCCGAGACTTTCCTGAAATTCAG CCCGGAGAGTCATTTGTTGTTTGCGATGCCGGCGGAGGAACGGTT GATGTCATCAGTTACACCGTCAAATCCCTCAGCCCGTTTCGCATCGGAGAGTGCGTCAATGGCGACG GGAAGCTTTCCGGGGCTTTCAAGGTGGATGAAGCATTTGCAGCCTACCTGAAATGGGAGATAAAACTAAAGCTGGATTCGCTCGATACTGCTGAGCACAATCTGTTTGTCACCAAGGACTGGGAGATGGGTGCAAAGCGCAGTTTCACGGGGAACCCTCAGCCGCCGAGGTTCTTTCTGACCCCCCCTACAAAGGCTTTTGGCAAGATAGACAGACTCAGAGGCAAAGGGTCCTTCTCTATCAGTCG AGAAGCAATGGCCGGGTTCTTCGACCAGTCTCTGGTTGGGATTCGCTCCCTGCTCACGGAGCAAATCAAAGGTGTTGAGATCCAAACGGGGAGAAAACCAAGG AAAATCCTCCTTGTGGGCGGTCTTGGTGGCTCGCAGTACATCTACAATCAGCTTGACAAAGAATACGACAACAGCCCAACTGAACCAGGAATGacgaaggagaagatcatTCTGAGACCATTCGATAAAGC CTGGTCTGCTGTCGCCCGCGGGGCGGTAATTCGACTTCTTCAAGATAAAATGTCAATGCTGTCAAGCCTCACCCCCGGTCAGCATCGTGTCATTTCCCGAATTCCCGAGGTCGTCACTCGAAAGGCAAGATACAGCTACGGCATTCAGAGCGAGGTGGCCGTGGCAGCCCTGCGCGACTTCGATCCAGCTCACGACCGAGTGAAGCGGAACCCTGAGAAGACAGAGGTCACACGACGCATGGACTGGTACCTGAAGAAAGGCGACGAAGTGAGCAAGAAAGAGCCCGTCCTGTTTGGATATCACCAATACGCCACCAAGCAGACGGCCCAATCGAAATGTGTATTTGTCATCGAGTACAGCCAGTCAGACATACCTCCCAAAAGAAAGGATGAGACCGTGACGGAGTTGTGTCGGATTGAGTGTGAGTGGGACAAGCCTTTTGAACAGTGGAAACCGGTGGGCAACCTGGCAGATGGGTGGCGGAAGTTTGACGAGATGTCACTGGCTATGAGATTCGGGGGACAGCCCAAGTGGACGATCCAGGTGGGTTCCAAGCAGGCGGAACACGATGTGAAGGTGGAGTATCAGAGTTAA
- the rio1 gene encoding Serine/threonine-protein kinase rio1 (COG:D; COG:T; EggNog:ENOG503NVB9), translating into MSSSEPGTLGSAAPHQPPYTYQPNQGYAPTEPIPTELANAAPRGADEYLWEDSDDDVAYSDELDDDYLGGGEGNSGDITKQVNRQRQLQGANNGAPTALPRSNAQKPKANNSNHLDDLDSELAKHARKLKTDLIIDDDDFWNGDDRTGEVKDKDKDKADRATNELVMDQRTRMILLKMISRGIVSEVHGAISTGKEANVYGAVLDPLDGTRPLHRAIKIYKTAILVFKDRERYITGEHRFKRGANKKNNREMVKQWAEKEFRNLKRLHAAGIPCPEPLELKSHVLVMEFLGNKRGYAYPRLRDATLSDEGTENPWRPVYIQLLGIMRRLFRVCNLVHADLSEYNILYDKNKLYIIDVSQSVEHEHPRALQFLRMDIKNVGDFFRRKGVDTLQDRAIFDFITAIDGPVEEPELSEAIEQLYETRPSIQDAATEEVDVEVFRNQFIPRTLDEVYDMERDAKMPVEQLVYNSMLANTVSVKPEAAEEGSEEDSEDGTTADGDDRSESSEIDQSIFDKGPPRGKKHEDKDEKRQHKQTVKEEKRAKRAEKIPKAKKKRIIATTTKKRK; encoded by the coding sequence ATGTCTTCCTCGGAGCCAGGAACACTCGGAAGTGCGGCGCCGCACCAGCCGCCCTATACCTACCAGCCAAACCAAGGCTATGCTCCGACTGAGCCCATCCCCACTGAGCTCGCCAATGCTGCCCCGCGTGGTGCCGACGAGTACCTGTGGGAAGAcagcgatgatgatgtggcCTACAGCGACGAACTCGACGATGATTACCTGGGGGGTGGCGAAGGTAACTCGGGCGACATCACCAAACAGGTCAACCGCCAGCGTCAGCTTCAAGGCGCCAACAATGGAGCACCCACAGCTCTCCCCCGCTCCAACGCCCAGAAGCCAAAGGCCAACAACTCGAACCACCTTGATGACCTCGATTCCGAACTGGCAAAGCACGCAAGGAAGCTCAAGACCGATCTTATAATCGATGACGACGACTTCTGGAACGGAGATGACCGCACGGGcgaggtcaaggacaaggacaaggacaaggccgACCGCGCCACCAACGAGTTGGTGATGGACCAGCGCACACGCATGATTCTGCTCAAGATGATCAGCCGCGGTATTGTCAGCGAGGTGCACGGTGCTATCAGCACAGGCAAGGAGGCCAACGTTTACGGTGCCGTGTTGGATCCCCTGGATGGAACCCGCCCCTTGCACCGCGCCATCAAGATTTACAAGACCGCCATTCTCGTCTTCAAGGATAGAGAAAGGTACATTACAGGCGAGCATAGGTTCAAGAGAGGTGCCAATAAGAAGAACAACCGGGAGATGGTCAAACAATGGGCCGAGAAGGAGTTCCGCAACTTGAAGCGTCTGCATGCTGCCGGCATTCCATGCCCAGAACCTCTGGAGCTCAAGTCTCAcgtcttggtgatggagttCCTGGGAAATAAACGGGGTTATGCCTACCCAAGACTGCGGGATGCAACTCTTTCCGATGAGGGCACCGAAAACCCATGGAGGCCTGTGTACATCCAGCTCTTGGGCATCATGCGCCGTCTTTTCAGGGTCTGCAACCTGGTACATGCCGATCTGAGCGAGTACAACATCCTCTATGACAAGAACAAGCTGTACATTATCGACGTCTCGCAGTCAGTCGAGCACGAGCACCCGCGTGCCCTCCAGTTCTTGCGCATGGACATCAAGAATGTGGGCGATTTTTTCCGCCGCAAAGGTGTTGACACCCTCCAGGACCGCGCCATATTTGACTTCATCACGGCGATCGATGGTCCTGTCGAGGAGCCAGAGCTTTCCGAGGCCATCGAGCAACTCTACGAGACCCGCCCTTCCATCCAGGATGCCGCGACCGAGGAAGTTGATGTCGAAGTCTTCCGCAACCAGTTCATCCCCCGAACCCTGGACGAGGTCTACGATATGGAACGGGATGCCAAAATGCCCGTTGAGCAGCTAGTCTACAACAGCATGCTTGCCAATACAGTTTCCGTGAAACCGGAGGCCGCAGAAGAGGGCTCAGAAGAGGACTCAGAAGATGGCACTACGGCGGACGGTGATGACAGGTCAGAGAGCAGTGAGATCGATCAAAGCATATTTGACAAGGGCCCGCCAAGAGGAAAAAAGCATGAGGACAAAGACGAGAAGAGGCAGCACAAGCAAAcggtcaaggaggagaagagagccAAGAGGGCCGAGAAGATAcccaaggcgaagaagaagaggatcaTTGCTACTACCACTAAGAAGAGGAAGTAg
- a CDS encoding uncharacterized protein (EggNog:ENOG503PAEJ; COG:U), translating into MDSEREGIILLLGVTGAGKSYFINQLKKKGPVTERPVREGHTLRSQTSRCQLVQMVLEDDDGDERSISVVDTPGFDDTERPDGEVLAEITEFLATQHALGIPLKGVLYLHKITDNRMTGSSGTYLRLLQSLIGDSAMANVVLVTTMWYMLRDEYEGEGLRRQTQLSEKYWKSLTEKGAGVTKFEGTPESAWSIVRKLAPKEPVVLDYQRQVIEEGRDLIRTNAGNSLLQKLESTKVEYSIRLKDLEDQHDEAIAIGDKAVARDKEREISEAQDVLRRIDKSVAKLGAQPGPRIKEGVARAMKGQAAGRAVTVLAAILNITLFVVQLVVGV; encoded by the exons ATGGACAGCGAGAGGGAGGGCATCATTCTCCTCTTGGGGGTGACGGGTGCTGGAAAGAGTTATTTCATCAATcagctgaagaagaagggtcCTGTAACCGAACGACCTGTGAGAGAGGGACACACTCTTCGTTCTC AGACTTCACGCTGTCAACTGGTTCAAATGGTTCTCGAAGACGATGACGGAGACGAGAGGAGCATCTCGGTTGTTGATACGCCTGGATTTGATGACACTGAACGGCCGGATGGCGAAGTGTTGGCTGAGATTACCGAGTTTCTGGCAACGCAGCACGCACTTGGCATACCACTCAAAGGTGTCTTGTACCTTCACAAGATCACCGACAACCGGATGACCGGGTCCTCGGGGACCTATCTGCGGCTCCTTCAATCCTTGATTGGAGATTCTGCCATGGCCAACGTCGTCTTGGTCACCACAATGTGGTATATGTTGCGTGACGAGTACGAAGGGGAGGGTCTTCGACGCCAGACGCAACTCAGTGAAAAATACTGGAAATCCCTGACAGAAAAAGGGGCGGGGGTAACGAAGTTTGAGGGGACTCCCGAAAGCGCATGGTCCATTGTCCGTAAGCTGGCGCCAAAGGAACCTGTGGTTCTTGACTACCAACGGCAAGTTATCGAAGAGGGCCGCGATCTCATTCGCACCAATGCTGGGAACAGTCTACTTCAGAAGCTGGAGTCGACCAAGGTAGAATACAGCATCAGGCTCAAGGACCTCGAAGATCAACACGAtgaagccatcgccatcggAGACAAGGCAGTGGCTCGGGACAAGGAAAGAGAGATAAGCGAGGCCCAGGATGTGTTGAGGCGAATCGACAAGTCGGTGGCCAAGCTGGGGGCACAGCCAGGTCCGCGGATCAAGGAAGGGGTTGCCAGGGCCATGAAAGGCCAGGCGGCAGGGCGGGCGGTGACGGTGCTGGCAGCCATTCTGAACATCACCTTGTTTGTCGtgcagctggtggtgggtgtgtga
- a CDS encoding uncharacterized protein (EggNog:ENOG503Q6U6; COG:S), whose product MASPGSASSTGAPLRSISTKGQKLPPSSFDADNVPVEVLVKHLLAAKQSLSSMALVLRANGLSTHARQMHEESVVLSAQTAFLRSGINDQIFILRQVRRKMVSVYNSGRKDFDRLIRALDGVNGRLEKTIQMLRDTVVEPAFRPPGEETRSLIDFVDEGQVDILRESLKSSIAELKAAQTSFDGDLLRFEDDLRFLNKRLPCASSNPSPSSSSSHNQMPQLLGQLSDLSHSMAQHLSSLTQHFDMCVTAVRSTEGGAALARRRAAETTEDSGDPVSISGVITEQESRMAELEPMDPHERAEIIQVVLEDSPQVEEVVSEIQNVLQRMEDVFGALKDQADTIRAEHVSTVNAFALLEDIGAKLPSYVGAEDEFVQRWEGEKETIFEKMDEMERLKEFYEGYLTSYDRLKEEADRRRVVEDKIANTWRKAKEIVDDLLRADQAKRELFRQEDGEFLPTDLWPGMNDPPKRWEVVPVEEEPSTPRPVKAQPNVMRNS is encoded by the exons ATGGCATCTCCCGGCTCAGCCTCGTCAACAGGCGCACCTTTGCGGTCGATATCAACCAAAGGCCAAAAGCTACCACCGTCAAGCTTCGATGCCGATAATGTTCCTGTCGAGGTGCTGGTCAAGCATTTGCTTGCCGCGAAGCAGTCGCTCTCTTCCATGGCGCTTGTGCTTCGCGCCAACGGCCTTTCCACCCATGCCCGCCAGATGCACGAGGAGTCGGTTGTCCTGAGCGCGCAGACGGCCTTCTTGCGCAGTGGCATCAACGACCAGATCTTCATCCTGCGACAAGTGCGCCGAAAGATGGTTTCCGTCTATAACAGCGGGCGCAAGGATTTCGACCGGCTTATCCGGGCGCTGGACGGCGTCAATGGCCGGCTCGAGAAGACCATCCAGATGCTTCGTGATACGGTTGTGGAGCCTGCATTCCGCCCTCCAGGTGAAGAGACCAGGTCGTTGATAGACTTTGTCGATGAGGGCCAGGTTGACATACTCCGAGAATCCTTGAAATCTAGCATAGCCGAGCTCAAA GCCGCGCAAACCTCTTTCGACGGCGACCTCCTCCGGTTCGAAGACGATTTACGTTTTCTCAACAAACGTCTTCCGTGCGCGTCCTCGAAcccctccccgtcttccTCGAGCTCCCACAACCAGATGCCCCAGCTCTTGGGCCAGCTCTCCGACCTCTCGCATTCCATGGCACAGCATCTCAGCTCCCTAACTCAGCATTTCGACATGTGCGTTACTGCTGTCCGGTCAACCGAGGGGGGCGCCGCTCTTGCTCGTCGCAGAGCCGCAGAAACAACCGAGGACAGCGGAGATCCCGTCTCCATCTCCGGCGTAATTACAGAGCAGGAATCTCGCATGGCCGAGCTTGAGCCAATGGATCCCCACGAGAGGGCCGAGATAATACAAGTCGTCTTGGAAGATTCGCCTCAGGTGGAGGAAGTTGTTTCGGAGATACAGAATGTGCTGCAGCGCATGGAGGACGTCTTCGGAGCACTGAAAGACCAAGCCGACACGATTCGCGCCGAACATGTGTCTACTGTCAATGCGTTCGCACTGCTGGAGGATATTGGAGCCAAACTGCCGAGTTATGTTGGTGCCGAGGACGAATTTGTACAACgttgggagggagaaaaggaaacaaTCTTTGAAAAgatggatgagatggagCGCCTGAAGGAGTTTTATGAGGGGTACTTGACTTCCTATGACCGActgaaggaggaggcagacAGACGAAGGGTTGTAGAGGACAAGATTGCCAATACCTGGCGCAAGGCGAAGGAGATTGTGGATGATTTGCTAAGAGCGGACCAGGCGAAGCGAGAGCTCTTCCGGCAGGAAGATGGAGAGTTCCTGCCTACGGATCTATGGCCAGGAATGAACGACCCGCCCAAACGATGGGAGGTTGTGCcggtggaagaggagccaAGCACGCCTCGACCTGTCAAGGCACAACCGAATGTGATGAGGAATAGCTAA